The following proteins are encoded in a genomic region of Danio rerio strain Tuebingen ecotype United States chromosome 16, GRCz12tu, whole genome shotgun sequence:
- the ifnlr1 gene encoding interferon lambda receptor 1 isoform X1, translated as MCPLGTAMFLLCCVGCWCQNCNLTKPYFKSQNFFSVLHWDPVDLPGQTALYSVQYSPYGSPRQLVPWCQNISSPVCDLTDVMSAVVTEVTITYKAIVYAGAQCLGEVRFSPFKETTLAAPQLTVTSNQTHLNVTLSKPRVPWNRSIESIKYWADYRDVKRYPVKYIVRLTHPGSQEYFSRTSPSVLIELLWKDVEYCGEVFYSLTHPGWFRPSENTTFCLTVSAPNPLLHILMWPSVLAALLMVFLSVMLCHRFVKRKRSLPKALMLPENNTPPFWSDPKDNISKVEMWSGMFFGMKPDPQTPSLTPQKSEITVKDNAYASQEPYRCQQDGLIQNSREPSENYSLCLPAQMPKESFNSSDSFSPESESPKMIHSDTSESLNNSDTFTPKSDSVKLIQSDANESFNNSKSLSSDSDLVELIHLDTNESFSSSDSFIPVTDSVEFIHSDAECKTLVVPARPDKNGALQFHELFFQDESFPDESAERMPLLTDLIQSDSSYLPEQVPNVVTSNYRQNWVPGLLLEGQEDKRTYIMRTEKTEDSPEAEEDFRESEESRIGVVFLDRCLLEIQGLSLS; from the exons gttgttggtgccaaaacTGTAACCTGACGAAGCCTTATTTCAAGTCCCAGAATTTCTTCAGCGTTCTCCATTGGGATCCTGTTGACCTTCCAGGTCAAACGGCTCTTTACAGTGTCCAGTACAGCCC GTATGGCAGTCCTCGTCAGCTGGTTCCGTGGTGCCAGAACATCTCATCTCCAGTGTGTGATCTGACTGATGTAATGAGTGCAGTGGTGACCGAAGTCACCATCACATATAAAGCCATCGTCTATGCAGGCGCACAGTGTCTGGGTGAAGTGAGGTTCTCTCCGTTTAAAGAAA CCACATTAGCGGCACCGCAGCTGACCGTAACCTCAAACCAAACCCATCTGAATGTGACTCTTTCTAAGCCGAGGGTTCCGTGGAATCGCTCCATTGAGAGCATAAAGTATTGGGCGGACTACAGGGATGTGAAACGATACCCTGTTAAATACATTGTTCGTCTGACACATCCCGGATCACAG GAATATTTTAGCAGGACGTCTCCTTCAGTGTTGATCGAGCTGCTATGGAAAGATGTGGAGTATTGTGGCGAAGTGTTTTATTCGCTCACTCATCCCGGCTGGTTCAGACCCAGTGAAAACACCACCTTCTGTCTCACCGTCTCAG CTCCTAATCCGTTGCTCCATATCTTAATGTGGCCCAGTGTGCTGGCTGCGCTGCTGATGGTCTTCCTATCCGTCATGCTCTGCCATCGCTTTGTGAAACGAAAGCGCTCCTTACCGAAAGCTCTG ATGCTGCCAGAAaacaacacacctcctttttggtcCGATCCCAAAGACAACATATCTAAAGTGGAAATGTGGTCCGGAATGTTTTTTGGGATGAAGCCTGATCCACAAACTCCGTCTTTAACTCCGCAAAAGTCTGAGATCACAGTTAAAGATAATGCATACGCATCCCAGGAGCCTTACCGATGCCAACAGGACGGCCTGATTCAGAATAGCAGAGAGCCATCAGAGAACTACAGCCTCTGTTTACCTGCTCAGATGCCCAAAGAATCATTTAACAGCTCTGATTCATTCAGTCCAGAGTCTGAGTCGCctaaaatgattcattcagataCCAGTGAATCATTAAACAACTCTGATACGTTCACTCCAAAGTCTGATTCTGTTAAATTGATTCAATCAGATGCCAATGAATCATTTAACAACTCCAAATCACTCAGTTCAGATTCTGATTTAGTTGAATTGATTCATTTGGACACCAATGAATCATTTAGCAGCTCTGATTCATTCATTCCAGTGACTGATTCagttgaattcattcattcagacgCTGAATGCAAGACTCTAGTGGTTCCAGCGAGGCCTGATAAGAATGGTGCATTACAGTTTCACGAGCTTTTCTTTCAAGATGAATCTTTTCCAGATGAATCAGCTGAACGAATGCCTTTATTAACTGATCTCATTCAGAGTGATTCATCTTACCTGCCTGAACAGGTTCCTAATGTAGTAACGTCAAACTACAGGCAGAATTGGGTGCCTGGACTTCTTCTGGAAGGACAAGAAGACAAAAGGACTTATATAATGAGGACAGAAAAGACTGAGGATTCGCCTGAAGCTGAGGAGGACTTCAGAGAGTCGGAAGAGTCCCGAATCGGGGTGGTTTTCCTGGACAGGTGTTTGCTGGAGATTCAGGGTTTGTCTCTGTCGTGA
- the ifnlr1 gene encoding interferon lambda receptor 1 isoform X3, whose protein sequence is MSPPTSQPEGCWCQNCNLTKPYFKSQNFFSVLHWDPVDLPGQTALYSVQYSPYGSPRQLVPWCQNISSPVCDLTDVMSAVVTEVTITYKAIVYAGAQCLGEVRFSPFKETTLAAPQLTVTSNQTHLNVTLSKPRVPWNRSIESIKYWADYRDVKRYPVKYIVRLTHPGSQEYFSRTSPSVLIELLWKDVEYCGEVFYSLTHPGWFRPSENTTFCLTVSAPNPLLHILMWPSVLAALLMVFLSVMLCHRFVKRKRSLPKALMLPENNTPPFWSDPKDNISKVEMWSGMFFGMKPDPQTPSLTPQKSEITVKDNAYASQEPYRCQQDGLIQNSREPSENYSLCLPAQMPKESFNSSDSFSPESESPKMIHSDTSESLNNSDTFTPKSDSVKLIQSDANESFNNSKSLSSDSDLVELIHLDTNESFSSSDSFIPVTDSVEFIHSDAECKTLVVPARPDKNGALQFHELFFQDESFPDESAERMPLLTDLIQSDSSYLPEQVPNVVTSNYRQNWVPGLLLEGQEDKRTYIMRTEKTEDSPEAEEDFRESEESRIGVVFLDRCLLEIQGLSLS, encoded by the exons gttgttggtgccaaaacTGTAACCTGACGAAGCCTTATTTCAAGTCCCAGAATTTCTTCAGCGTTCTCCATTGGGATCCTGTTGACCTTCCAGGTCAAACGGCTCTTTACAGTGTCCAGTACAGCCC GTATGGCAGTCCTCGTCAGCTGGTTCCGTGGTGCCAGAACATCTCATCTCCAGTGTGTGATCTGACTGATGTAATGAGTGCAGTGGTGACCGAAGTCACCATCACATATAAAGCCATCGTCTATGCAGGCGCACAGTGTCTGGGTGAAGTGAGGTTCTCTCCGTTTAAAGAAA CCACATTAGCGGCACCGCAGCTGACCGTAACCTCAAACCAAACCCATCTGAATGTGACTCTTTCTAAGCCGAGGGTTCCGTGGAATCGCTCCATTGAGAGCATAAAGTATTGGGCGGACTACAGGGATGTGAAACGATACCCTGTTAAATACATTGTTCGTCTGACACATCCCGGATCACAG GAATATTTTAGCAGGACGTCTCCTTCAGTGTTGATCGAGCTGCTATGGAAAGATGTGGAGTATTGTGGCGAAGTGTTTTATTCGCTCACTCATCCCGGCTGGTTCAGACCCAGTGAAAACACCACCTTCTGTCTCACCGTCTCAG CTCCTAATCCGTTGCTCCATATCTTAATGTGGCCCAGTGTGCTGGCTGCGCTGCTGATGGTCTTCCTATCCGTCATGCTCTGCCATCGCTTTGTGAAACGAAAGCGCTCCTTACCGAAAGCTCTG ATGCTGCCAGAAaacaacacacctcctttttggtcCGATCCCAAAGACAACATATCTAAAGTGGAAATGTGGTCCGGAATGTTTTTTGGGATGAAGCCTGATCCACAAACTCCGTCTTTAACTCCGCAAAAGTCTGAGATCACAGTTAAAGATAATGCATACGCATCCCAGGAGCCTTACCGATGCCAACAGGACGGCCTGATTCAGAATAGCAGAGAGCCATCAGAGAACTACAGCCTCTGTTTACCTGCTCAGATGCCCAAAGAATCATTTAACAGCTCTGATTCATTCAGTCCAGAGTCTGAGTCGCctaaaatgattcattcagataCCAGTGAATCATTAAACAACTCTGATACGTTCACTCCAAAGTCTGATTCTGTTAAATTGATTCAATCAGATGCCAATGAATCATTTAACAACTCCAAATCACTCAGTTCAGATTCTGATTTAGTTGAATTGATTCATTTGGACACCAATGAATCATTTAGCAGCTCTGATTCATTCATTCCAGTGACTGATTCagttgaattcattcattcagacgCTGAATGCAAGACTCTAGTGGTTCCAGCGAGGCCTGATAAGAATGGTGCATTACAGTTTCACGAGCTTTTCTTTCAAGATGAATCTTTTCCAGATGAATCAGCTGAACGAATGCCTTTATTAACTGATCTCATTCAGAGTGATTCATCTTACCTGCCTGAACAGGTTCCTAATGTAGTAACGTCAAACTACAGGCAGAATTGGGTGCCTGGACTTCTTCTGGAAGGACAAGAAGACAAAAGGACTTATATAATGAGGACAGAAAAGACTGAGGATTCGCCTGAAGCTGAGGAGGACTTCAGAGAGTCGGAAGAGTCCCGAATCGGGGTGGTTTTCCTGGACAGGTGTTTGCTGGAGATTCAGGGTTTGTCTCTGTCGTGA
- the ifnlr1 gene encoding interferon lambda receptor 1 precursor (The RefSeq protein has 4 substitutions compared to this genomic sequence), with translation MWPLGTAMFLLCCVGCWCQNCNLTKPYFKSQNFFSVLHWDPVDLPGQTALYSVQYSPYGSPRQLVPWCQNISSPVCDLTDVMSAVVTEVTITYKAIVYAGAQCLGEVRFSPFKETTLAAPQLTVTSNQTHLNVTLSKPRVPWNRSIESIKYWADYRDVKRYPVKYIVRLTHPGSQEYFSRTSPSVLIELLWKDVEYCGEVFYSLTHPGWFRPSENTTFCLTISAPNPLLHILMWPSVLAALLMVFLSVMLCHRFVKRKRSLPKALMLPENNTPPFWSDPKDNISKVEMWSGMFFGMKPDPQTPSLTPQKSEITVKDNAYASQEPYRCQQDGPIQNSREPSENYSLCLPAQMPKESFNSSDSFSPESESPKMIHSDTSESLNNSDTFTPKSDSVKLIQSDANESFNNSESLSSDSDLVELIHLDTNESFSSSDSFIPVTDSVEFIHSDAECKTLVVPARPDKNGALQFHELFFQDESFPDESAERMPLLTDLIQSDSSYLPEQVPNVVTSNYRQNWVPGLLLEGQEDKRTYIMRTEKTEDSPEAEEDFRESEESRIGVVFLDRCLLEIQGLSLS, from the exons gttgttggtgccaaaacTGTAACCTGACGAAGCCTTATTTCAAGTCCCAGAATTTCTTCAGCGTTCTCCATTGGGATCCTGTTGACCTTCCAGGTCAAACGGCTCTTTACAGTGTCCAGTACAGCCC GTATGGCAGTCCTCGTCAGCTGGTTCCGTGGTGCCAGAACATCTCATCTCCAGTGTGTGATCTGACTGATGTAATGAGTGCAGTGGTGACCGAAGTCACCATCACATATAAAGCCATCGTCTATGCAGGCGCACAGTGTCTGGGTGAAGTGAGGTTCTCTCCGTTTAAAGAAA CCACATTAGCGGCACCGCAGCTGACCGTAACCTCAAACCAAACCCATCTGAATGTGACTCTTTCTAAGCCGAGGGTTCCGTGGAATCGCTCCATTGAGAGCATAAAGTATTGGGCGGACTACAGGGATGTGAAACGATACCCTGTTAAATACATTGTTCGTCTGACACATCCCGGATCACAG GAATATTTTAGCAGGACGTCTCCTTCAGTGTTGATCGAGCTGCTATGGAAAGATGTGGAGTATTGTGGCGAAGTGTTTTATTCGCTCACTCATCCCGGCTGGTTCAGACCCAGTGAAAACACCACCTTCTGTCTCACCGTCTCAG CTCCTAATCCGTTGCTCCATATCTTAATGTGGCCCAGTGTGCTGGCTGCGCTGCTGATGGTCTTCCTATCCGTCATGCTCTGCCATCGCTTTGTGAAACGAAAGCGCTCCTTACCGAAAGCTCTG ATGCTGCCAGAAaacaacacacctcctttttggtcCGATCCCAAAGACAACATATCTAAAGTGGAAATGTGGTCCGGAATGTTTTTTGGGATGAAGCCTGATCCACAAACTCCGTCTTTAACTCCGCAAAAGTCTGAGATCACAGTTAAAGATAATGCATACGCATCCCAGGAGCCTTACCGATGCCAACAGGACGGCCTGATTCAGAATAGCAGAGAGCCATCAGAGAACTACAGCCTCTGTTTACCTGCTCAGATGCCCAAAGAATCATTTAACAGCTCTGATTCATTCAGTCCAGAGTCTGAGTCGCctaaaatgattcattcagataCCAGTGAATCATTAAACAACTCTGATACGTTCACTCCAAAGTCTGATTCTGTTAAATTGATTCAATCAGATGCCAATGAATCATTTAACAACTCCAAATCACTCAGTTCAGATTCTGATTTAGTTGAATTGATTCATTTGGACACCAATGAATCATTTAGCAGCTCTGATTCATTCATTCCAGTGACTGATTCagttgaattcattcattcagacgCTGAATGCAAGACTCTAGTGGTTCCAGCGAGGCCTGATAAGAATGGTGCATTACAGTTTCACGAGCTTTTCTTTCAAGATGAATCTTTTCCAGATGAATCAGCTGAACGAATGCCTTTATTAACTGATCTCATTCAGAGTGATTCATCTTACCTGCCTGAACAGGTTCCTAATGTAGTAACGTCAAACTACAGGCAGAATTGGGTGCCTGGACTTCTTCTGGAAGGACAAGAAGACAAAAGGACTTATATAATGAGGACAGAAAAGACTGAGGATTCGCCTGAAGCTGAGGAGGACTTCAGAGAGTCGGAAGAGTCCCGAATCGGGGTGGTTTTCCTGGACAGGTGTTTGCTGGAGATTCAGGGTTTGTCTCTGTCGTGA
- the ifnlr1 gene encoding interferon lambda receptor 1 isoform X2, producing MVTLSMSPPTSQPEGCWCQNCNLTKPYFKSQNFFSVLHWDPVDLPGQTALYSVQYSPYGSPRQLVPWCQNISSPVCDLTDVMSAVVTEVTITYKAIVYAGAQCLGEVRFSPFKETTLAAPQLTVTSNQTHLNVTLSKPRVPWNRSIESIKYWADYRDVKRYPVKYIVRLTHPGSQEYFSRTSPSVLIELLWKDVEYCGEVFYSLTHPGWFRPSENTTFCLTVSAPNPLLHILMWPSVLAALLMVFLSVMLCHRFVKRKRSLPKALMLPENNTPPFWSDPKDNISKVEMWSGMFFGMKPDPQTPSLTPQKSEITVKDNAYASQEPYRCQQDGLIQNSREPSENYSLCLPAQMPKESFNSSDSFSPESESPKMIHSDTSESLNNSDTFTPKSDSVKLIQSDANESFNNSKSLSSDSDLVELIHLDTNESFSSSDSFIPVTDSVEFIHSDAECKTLVVPARPDKNGALQFHELFFQDESFPDESAERMPLLTDLIQSDSSYLPEQVPNVVTSNYRQNWVPGLLLEGQEDKRTYIMRTEKTEDSPEAEEDFRESEESRIGVVFLDRCLLEIQGLSLS from the exons gttgttggtgccaaaacTGTAACCTGACGAAGCCTTATTTCAAGTCCCAGAATTTCTTCAGCGTTCTCCATTGGGATCCTGTTGACCTTCCAGGTCAAACGGCTCTTTACAGTGTCCAGTACAGCCC GTATGGCAGTCCTCGTCAGCTGGTTCCGTGGTGCCAGAACATCTCATCTCCAGTGTGTGATCTGACTGATGTAATGAGTGCAGTGGTGACCGAAGTCACCATCACATATAAAGCCATCGTCTATGCAGGCGCACAGTGTCTGGGTGAAGTGAGGTTCTCTCCGTTTAAAGAAA CCACATTAGCGGCACCGCAGCTGACCGTAACCTCAAACCAAACCCATCTGAATGTGACTCTTTCTAAGCCGAGGGTTCCGTGGAATCGCTCCATTGAGAGCATAAAGTATTGGGCGGACTACAGGGATGTGAAACGATACCCTGTTAAATACATTGTTCGTCTGACACATCCCGGATCACAG GAATATTTTAGCAGGACGTCTCCTTCAGTGTTGATCGAGCTGCTATGGAAAGATGTGGAGTATTGTGGCGAAGTGTTTTATTCGCTCACTCATCCCGGCTGGTTCAGACCCAGTGAAAACACCACCTTCTGTCTCACCGTCTCAG CTCCTAATCCGTTGCTCCATATCTTAATGTGGCCCAGTGTGCTGGCTGCGCTGCTGATGGTCTTCCTATCCGTCATGCTCTGCCATCGCTTTGTGAAACGAAAGCGCTCCTTACCGAAAGCTCTG ATGCTGCCAGAAaacaacacacctcctttttggtcCGATCCCAAAGACAACATATCTAAAGTGGAAATGTGGTCCGGAATGTTTTTTGGGATGAAGCCTGATCCACAAACTCCGTCTTTAACTCCGCAAAAGTCTGAGATCACAGTTAAAGATAATGCATACGCATCCCAGGAGCCTTACCGATGCCAACAGGACGGCCTGATTCAGAATAGCAGAGAGCCATCAGAGAACTACAGCCTCTGTTTACCTGCTCAGATGCCCAAAGAATCATTTAACAGCTCTGATTCATTCAGTCCAGAGTCTGAGTCGCctaaaatgattcattcagataCCAGTGAATCATTAAACAACTCTGATACGTTCACTCCAAAGTCTGATTCTGTTAAATTGATTCAATCAGATGCCAATGAATCATTTAACAACTCCAAATCACTCAGTTCAGATTCTGATTTAGTTGAATTGATTCATTTGGACACCAATGAATCATTTAGCAGCTCTGATTCATTCATTCCAGTGACTGATTCagttgaattcattcattcagacgCTGAATGCAAGACTCTAGTGGTTCCAGCGAGGCCTGATAAGAATGGTGCATTACAGTTTCACGAGCTTTTCTTTCAAGATGAATCTTTTCCAGATGAATCAGCTGAACGAATGCCTTTATTAACTGATCTCATTCAGAGTGATTCATCTTACCTGCCTGAACAGGTTCCTAATGTAGTAACGTCAAACTACAGGCAGAATTGGGTGCCTGGACTTCTTCTGGAAGGACAAGAAGACAAAAGGACTTATATAATGAGGACAGAAAAGACTGAGGATTCGCCTGAAGCTGAGGAGGACTTCAGAGAGTCGGAAGAGTCCCGAATCGGGGTGGTTTTCCTGGACAGGTGTTTGCTGGAGATTCAGGGTTTGTCTCTGTCGTGA
- the ifnlr1 gene encoding interferon lambda receptor 1 isoform X4: MSAVVTEVTITYKAIVYAGAQCLGEVRFSPFKETTLAAPQLTVTSNQTHLNVTLSKPRVPWNRSIESIKYWADYRDVKRYPVKYIVRLTHPGSQEYFSRTSPSVLIELLWKDVEYCGEVFYSLTHPGWFRPSENTTFCLTVSAPNPLLHILMWPSVLAALLMVFLSVMLCHRFVKRKRSLPKALMLPENNTPPFWSDPKDNISKVEMWSGMFFGMKPDPQTPSLTPQKSEITVKDNAYASQEPYRCQQDGLIQNSREPSENYSLCLPAQMPKESFNSSDSFSPESESPKMIHSDTSESLNNSDTFTPKSDSVKLIQSDANESFNNSKSLSSDSDLVELIHLDTNESFSSSDSFIPVTDSVEFIHSDAECKTLVVPARPDKNGALQFHELFFQDESFPDESAERMPLLTDLIQSDSSYLPEQVPNVVTSNYRQNWVPGLLLEGQEDKRTYIMRTEKTEDSPEAEEDFRESEESRIGVVFLDRCLLEIQGLSLS, translated from the exons ATGAGTGCAGTGGTGACCGAAGTCACCATCACATATAAAGCCATCGTCTATGCAGGCGCACAGTGTCTGGGTGAAGTGAGGTTCTCTCCGTTTAAAGAAA CCACATTAGCGGCACCGCAGCTGACCGTAACCTCAAACCAAACCCATCTGAATGTGACTCTTTCTAAGCCGAGGGTTCCGTGGAATCGCTCCATTGAGAGCATAAAGTATTGGGCGGACTACAGGGATGTGAAACGATACCCTGTTAAATACATTGTTCGTCTGACACATCCCGGATCACAG GAATATTTTAGCAGGACGTCTCCTTCAGTGTTGATCGAGCTGCTATGGAAAGATGTGGAGTATTGTGGCGAAGTGTTTTATTCGCTCACTCATCCCGGCTGGTTCAGACCCAGTGAAAACACCACCTTCTGTCTCACCGTCTCAG CTCCTAATCCGTTGCTCCATATCTTAATGTGGCCCAGTGTGCTGGCTGCGCTGCTGATGGTCTTCCTATCCGTCATGCTCTGCCATCGCTTTGTGAAACGAAAGCGCTCCTTACCGAAAGCTCTG ATGCTGCCAGAAaacaacacacctcctttttggtcCGATCCCAAAGACAACATATCTAAAGTGGAAATGTGGTCCGGAATGTTTTTTGGGATGAAGCCTGATCCACAAACTCCGTCTTTAACTCCGCAAAAGTCTGAGATCACAGTTAAAGATAATGCATACGCATCCCAGGAGCCTTACCGATGCCAACAGGACGGCCTGATTCAGAATAGCAGAGAGCCATCAGAGAACTACAGCCTCTGTTTACCTGCTCAGATGCCCAAAGAATCATTTAACAGCTCTGATTCATTCAGTCCAGAGTCTGAGTCGCctaaaatgattcattcagataCCAGTGAATCATTAAACAACTCTGATACGTTCACTCCAAAGTCTGATTCTGTTAAATTGATTCAATCAGATGCCAATGAATCATTTAACAACTCCAAATCACTCAGTTCAGATTCTGATTTAGTTGAATTGATTCATTTGGACACCAATGAATCATTTAGCAGCTCTGATTCATTCATTCCAGTGACTGATTCagttgaattcattcattcagacgCTGAATGCAAGACTCTAGTGGTTCCAGCGAGGCCTGATAAGAATGGTGCATTACAGTTTCACGAGCTTTTCTTTCAAGATGAATCTTTTCCAGATGAATCAGCTGAACGAATGCCTTTATTAACTGATCTCATTCAGAGTGATTCATCTTACCTGCCTGAACAGGTTCCTAATGTAGTAACGTCAAACTACAGGCAGAATTGGGTGCCTGGACTTCTTCTGGAAGGACAAGAAGACAAAAGGACTTATATAATGAGGACAGAAAAGACTGAGGATTCGCCTGAAGCTGAGGAGGACTTCAGAGAGTCGGAAGAGTCCCGAATCGGGGTGGTTTTCCTGGACAGGTGTTTGCTGGAGATTCAGGGTTTGTCTCTGTCGTGA